A genome region from Geoalkalibacter ferrihydriticus DSM 17813 includes the following:
- the cobC gene encoding alpha-ribazole phosphatase — MTEHTRLYLIRHGQVEGFGNKRYNGQADVALTTFGREQSQALGARLAEAPLAAVYTSDLSRCVFAAECLAAPHGLQAVRVPEVRELHIGAWEGRTWQELQELYPEQWQARLNDLVHYRVPGGESLAEMAQRVRPALQRIIERHRGEEVALVGHGGVNRVILLDAIGAPLTQMFAVEQDYGCLNIIDYFADGNAVVKRLNG; from the coding sequence ATGACCGAACACACCCGCCTCTATCTCATCCGCCACGGCCAGGTGGAAGGCTTCGGCAACAAGCGCTATAACGGCCAAGCCGATGTCGCCCTCACGACCTTCGGCCGCGAACAGTCGCAAGCCCTGGGTGCGCGCTTGGCCGAGGCACCCCTGGCAGCCGTCTACACCAGCGATTTGTCGCGCTGCGTCTTTGCCGCCGAGTGCCTGGCCGCGCCCCATGGACTGCAGGCGGTTCGCGTGCCCGAGGTGCGTGAACTGCACATCGGCGCATGGGAGGGGCGCACCTGGCAGGAGTTGCAAGAGCTTTACCCGGAGCAATGGCAGGCACGGCTCAACGATCTGGTTCATTACCGCGTCCCCGGCGGCGAGAGTCTCGCGGAAATGGCACAGCGGGTGCGCCCGGCCCTGCAACGCATCATTGAGCGACATCGCGGCGAAGAGGTCGCCCTGGTCGGCCATGGCGGCGTCAACCGAGTGATTCTCCTTGATGCCATCGGCGCGCCCCTCACGCAGATGTTCGCTGTCGAGCAGGATTATGGCTGCCTCAATATCATCGACTATTTCGCCGACGGCAACGCGGTGGTGAAACGGCTCAATGGCTGA
- a CDS encoding cobyrinate a,c-diamide synthase, translated as MAEAIPTFLIAAPASGCGKTTLTLALLAALRRRELRVAPFKVGPDFIDPGHHAAACGRASRNLDSWMCGTNYVRDTFRRACVGADVAVIEGVMGLFDGASGSDDAGSSAAIARLLDARVLLVIDARAQARSAAALVQGFTRFDPRLKFAGILCNRVGSPRHAELLHDALASVPDLPPLLGCLPREEALSLPERHLGLVTAGDARRDESFYQHLAEWLESHVDLNPIFPSDPSGPLAPCVSPAHRPPRARIAVARDEAFCFYYPDNLELLEAAGAELVFFSPLRDTRLPQGIHGLYLGGGYPELHAEKLAANTHLLADIRRAADQELPIYAECGGFMLLSQSIDEYPMAGVFPAHARLLKKRRALGYREVTLTADSLLGPAGTCLRGHEFHYSEMEMPPEVPRQYRLSRRGGEDLADEGYRRRNVLGSYIHLHFGSHPSVAEHFVNFCRKGVQSP; from the coding sequence ATGGCTGAAGCGATTCCAACCTTTCTCATCGCCGCTCCCGCCAGCGGCTGCGGCAAGACCACCCTGACCCTGGCGCTGCTCGCCGCCTTGCGCCGCCGCGAGCTGCGCGTGGCGCCCTTCAAGGTCGGCCCCGACTTCATCGATCCCGGCCATCATGCCGCCGCCTGTGGCCGTGCCTCGCGCAATCTCGACAGCTGGATGTGCGGCACGAACTACGTCCGCGACACCTTTCGCCGTGCCTGCGTGGGGGCCGATGTGGCGGTGATTGAAGGAGTCATGGGACTGTTTGACGGCGCTTCAGGCAGTGACGACGCCGGCAGCAGCGCCGCAATCGCCCGCCTACTCGATGCCCGGGTGCTGCTGGTCATCGACGCCCGCGCCCAGGCGCGCAGTGCCGCGGCTCTCGTACAAGGCTTCACCCGCTTCGACCCGCGCCTGAAATTCGCCGGAATCCTCTGCAACCGGGTCGGCAGTCCCCGTCACGCCGAACTGCTGCATGACGCCCTCGCCTCGGTCCCCGACCTGCCGCCGCTGCTCGGCTGTCTGCCGCGGGAAGAAGCGCTGAGCCTGCCCGAACGCCATCTGGGCCTGGTCACCGCCGGGGACGCGCGGCGCGATGAGAGCTTCTACCAACACCTCGCCGAATGGCTGGAAAGCCACGTCGATCTGAACCCGATTTTTCCATCGGACCCATCGGGACCATTGGCGCCATGCGTTTCACCCGCGCACAGACCTCCCAGAGCCCGCATCGCCGTGGCCCGGGATGAGGCCTTCTGCTTCTACTATCCGGACAACCTCGAACTGCTCGAGGCGGCCGGTGCCGAGCTGGTCTTCTTCTCGCCCCTGCGCGACACGCGCCTGCCGCAAGGAATCCACGGGCTGTACCTGGGCGGCGGCTATCCTGAATTGCACGCGGAAAAACTTGCGGCCAATACCCACCTGCTCGCCGATATCCGCCGGGCCGCCGACCAGGAACTGCCCATCTACGCCGAATGCGGCGGCTTCATGCTGCTGTCGCAAAGCATCGACGAGTACCCCATGGCCGGGGTGTTTCCCGCCCATGCGCGCCTGCTGAAAAAACGCAGGGCGCTGGGCTACCGCGAGGTGACTCTGACTGCCGATTCGCTGCTGGGTCCCGCGGGCACCTGCCTGCGCGGCCACGAATTCCATTATTCGGAGATGGAGATGCCGCCCGAGGTGCCGCGCCAGTACCGGCTGAGTCGGCGTGGCGGTGAGGACCTTGCGGACGAAGGCTATCGCCGCCGCAACGTACTGGGCAGCTACATCCACCTGCATTTCGGCAGCCATCCATCGGTTGCCGAACATTTTGTCAATTTCTGTCGCAAAGGAGTTCAATCCCCATGA
- a CDS encoding sirohydrochlorin chelatase produces the protein MKTAILLMGHGSRIPAANEALHAIAAMVRECTGFEIVEVSFREQHAPNIQKGIDACVAQGAQRVLLYPYFLFAGAHVLEDLPAEMEEAARRYPGLVMALGEPLGVHAKLGEIVCERIEDAMTRAGWDAPAKMAAR, from the coding sequence ATGAAAACCGCCATTTTGCTCATGGGCCACGGCTCACGCATTCCCGCCGCCAACGAGGCCCTGCACGCCATTGCCGCCATGGTGCGCGAGTGCACCGGCTTCGAGATCGTCGAAGTTTCGTTCCGCGAGCAGCACGCCCCCAACATCCAGAAAGGCATTGATGCCTGTGTCGCGCAAGGCGCGCAGCGCGTTCTGCTCTATCCCTATTTTCTCTTTGCCGGCGCCCATGTGCTCGAGGATCTGCCGGCGGAAATGGAAGAGGCGGCACGCCGTTATCCCGGCCTGGTTATGGCCCTGGGTGAGCCCCTCGGGGTGCACGCCAAACTCGGCGAAATCGTGTGCGAACGCATCGAGGATGCCATGACGCGCGCCGGCTGGGATGCTCCGGCCAAGATGGCGGCGCGCTAA
- a CDS encoding precorrin-8X methylmutase yields the protein MTMNDGEIILDPAAIETQSFAIIDAEVGAHTYTARQWPIVRRVIHTTADFDFARATWFSPDALETGLAALRNGARILCDTNMVMAGVNKTRLATLGGSLSCHVADADVAAEARAQGITRSLLATRKGVAAGASIFLIGNAPTALYELLRLARSGAVQPALVVGVPVGFVGAQESKEALVAAGLPAIVCRGRKGGSAIAAAILNALMILAEESQP from the coding sequence ATGACTATGAACGACGGCGAAATCATCCTCGACCCCGCGGCCATTGAAACACAGAGCTTTGCCATCATTGATGCCGAGGTCGGCGCGCACACCTATACGGCCCGGCAATGGCCTATCGTGCGCCGGGTGATCCACACCACCGCCGATTTCGACTTTGCCCGCGCCACCTGGTTTTCCCCCGACGCACTGGAGACCGGGCTTGCCGCCCTGCGCAACGGCGCGCGAATACTGTGCGATACCAACATGGTCATGGCCGGCGTGAACAAAACGCGTCTCGCCACTCTGGGTGGCAGCCTCAGCTGCCATGTGGCCGATGCCGATGTCGCCGCCGAAGCACGCGCCCAAGGCATCACCCGCTCGCTTCTCGCCACGCGCAAGGGAGTCGCCGCCGGTGCTTCGATCTTTCTCATCGGCAACGCGCCCACCGCCCTCTATGAACTGCTGCGCCTGGCGCGCAGCGGCGCGGTGCAACCGGCACTGGTGGTCGGGGTTCCGGTGGGCTTCGTCGGCGCGCAGGAGTCAAAAGAAGCGCTGGTTGCCGCGGGCCTGCCGGCCATCGTCTGCCGGGGCCGCAAGGGGGGTTCGGCGATTGCGGCAGCAATCCTCAACGCGCTGATGATTCTCGCCGAGGAAAGTCAACCATGA
- a CDS encoding energy-coupling factor ABC transporter permease, whose protein sequence is MSPYRIFAGVALLTLLIPAPAAAMHISEGILPAGWALFWFLAAAPFVALGVRQINRRKQIDPMYIPLLGIFGAAVFVFSCFPIPVPVAGSTAHPAGTGLSAIFLGPFASVVVAFVSLLLQALFLAHGGLTTLGGNTFSMGVVGSFGAFGAFLLVRRLGLPLFWCGFAAGVAADLLTYLSTSLELALALHGDLSFWLVLGQIYLAFMPTQIPLALLEGAVTGGILVYVRKNRPDILRRVGLVKEARA, encoded by the coding sequence ATGAGTCCTTACCGAATTTTCGCGGGCGTCGCGCTGCTGACGCTCTTGATCCCTGCCCCCGCGGCAGCCATGCACATCTCCGAAGGCATCCTGCCCGCGGGCTGGGCGTTGTTCTGGTTTCTCGCGGCGGCGCCCTTCGTCGCCCTGGGCGTGCGCCAGATCAACCGGCGCAAACAGATCGATCCCATGTACATCCCTCTGCTCGGCATTTTTGGCGCCGCGGTATTCGTCTTCAGCTGCTTCCCCATCCCGGTGCCGGTCGCCGGCAGCACCGCGCATCCGGCGGGTACGGGCCTCAGTGCGATTTTCCTCGGCCCCTTTGCCAGCGTGGTCGTTGCCTTCGTCTCGCTGCTGCTGCAGGCACTGTTTCTCGCCCACGGCGGACTGACCACCCTGGGCGGCAACACCTTTTCCATGGGCGTGGTCGGCAGCTTCGGCGCTTTCGGCGCTTTTCTCCTGGTGCGCCGTCTGGGCCTGCCTCTGTTCTGGTGCGGATTCGCCGCAGGCGTGGCGGCGGATCTGCTCACCTACCTGAGCACTTCGCTGGAACTGGCCCTGGCTCTGCACGGCGATCTTTCCTTCTGGCTTGTCCTCGGGCAGATCTATCTGGCTTTCATGCCCACGCAGATTCCCCTGGCGCTCCTCGAAGGGGCGGTCACCGGCGGCATTCTGGTCTATGTGCGCAAAAACCGTCCCGACATCCTGCGCAGGGTCGGCCTGGTCAAGGAGGCGAGGGCATGA
- the cbiQ gene encoding cobalt ECF transporter T component CbiQ, whose amino-acid sequence MSGAHSFIDAQGDSRRLLVVLDGRVKLALLLAALLVNLIAGGLRAPLLLLVLALVLIPAAGVPLRTFARRMAMPALIALVALVTQLFWVKQGNELLQVPLFFWEWSITSGGIQRGLELASRILGGMSVLLFFALTTPLPELLRAARFFRCPPVLVELAMIMYRYIFLLLEEGVRIRNAQRSRLGYADLRSSLRSSGILGGMLILRTFDRAERNFSAMLCRGYRDALTGVTLRPVQKHDWIALALGLVLLAAIFALR is encoded by the coding sequence ATGAGCGGCGCTCACTCTTTCATCGATGCCCAGGGCGACAGCCGGCGCCTGTTGGTCGTGCTGGACGGCCGTGTCAAACTGGCCCTGCTGCTCGCGGCCCTGCTCGTCAACCTCATCGCGGGGGGGCTGCGGGCGCCGTTGCTGCTGCTGGTTCTGGCCCTGGTTCTGATCCCGGCAGCCGGCGTACCGCTACGCACCTTCGCGCGACGCATGGCAATGCCGGCACTCATCGCCCTGGTGGCCCTCGTCACCCAGTTGTTCTGGGTTAAACAGGGCAATGAACTCCTGCAGGTGCCCCTGTTTTTCTGGGAATGGAGCATCACCAGCGGCGGCATCCAGCGCGGTCTGGAGTTGGCCTCACGCATCCTCGGCGGCATGAGCGTGCTGCTGTTTTTCGCCCTGACCACGCCGCTTCCCGAACTGCTACGCGCCGCGCGCTTCTTCCGTTGCCCGCCGGTGCTGGTGGAGTTGGCCATGATCATGTATCGTTATATCTTCCTGCTGCTGGAAGAAGGGGTGCGCATCCGTAACGCGCAGCGAAGCCGTCTGGGTTATGCCGATCTGCGCAGCAGCCTGCGCTCCTCGGGGATTCTCGGCGGAATGCTGATTCTGCGCACCTTTGATCGCGCCGAACGCAATTTTTCCGCCATGCTCTGTCGCGGCTACCGCGACGCCCTCACCGGCGTCACCCTCCGCCCTGTGCAAAAGCACGACTGGATCGCCCTGGCCCTTGGCCTAGTGCTCCTGGCCGCAATTTTCGCGCTGCGCTGA
- a CDS encoding energy-coupling factor ABC transporter ATP-binding protein: protein MPLIRTENLHYTYEDGTPALNGINLDIEAGEFLAVLGSNGSGKTTLIKHLNGLLRPTLGRVLFDDKPIESVAEREVFSRIGIVFQDPNDQLFASTVEEDVAFGPTNMGLAPQQIKERVHEALHRVGMEDFARKSIHALSHGQKKRICIAGILAMAPQVIVLDEPTAGLDPMGVHSLMHLLEDLNKKQGVTMIMATHVVDLVPLFMSKIAILSRGRVLRSGTPVEVFGDPEAIEKAKLHLPLIAELMNILKTRDHVKLHHIPLTVGEARHEILRLLSVQDVIERV, encoded by the coding sequence ATGCCCCTGATCAGAACTGAAAATCTGCATTACACCTACGAGGACGGCACACCTGCCCTCAACGGCATCAATCTGGACATAGAAGCGGGCGAGTTTCTCGCCGTGCTCGGCTCCAACGGCAGCGGCAAGACGACTCTGATCAAACATCTCAACGGCCTGCTGCGCCCCACTCTCGGCCGGGTGCTGTTCGACGACAAGCCCATCGAAAGCGTCGCGGAGCGCGAGGTTTTCAGCCGCATCGGCATCGTTTTTCAGGATCCCAACGATCAGCTTTTCGCCTCTACCGTCGAGGAAGACGTCGCCTTCGGCCCGACGAATATGGGTCTGGCCCCGCAGCAGATCAAAGAGCGCGTGCATGAAGCCCTGCACCGTGTCGGCATGGAAGACTTCGCCCGCAAATCCATCCACGCCCTCTCCCATGGACAGAAAAAACGCATCTGCATCGCCGGCATCCTCGCCATGGCGCCGCAGGTGATCGTGCTCGACGAACCCACGGCGGGGCTCGATCCCATGGGGGTACACTCCCTCATGCACCTGCTCGAAGACCTCAACAAGAAGCAGGGCGTGACCATGATCATGGCCACTCACGTGGTCGATCTGGTGCCCCTGTTCATGAGCAAGATCGCCATTCTGAGCAGGGGGCGAGTGCTGCGTTCCGGCACTCCGGTCGAGGTGTTCGGCGATCCCGAGGCCATCGAGAAGGCCAAACTGCACCTGCCGCTCATCGCCGAGTTGATGAACATTCTCAAAACCCGCGATCACGTCAAGCTGCACCATATTCCCCTCACCGTCGGCGAGGCGCGACATGAAATTCTTCGCTTGCTGTCGGTGCAGGATGTCATTGAGCGGGTCTAA
- the cbiD gene encoding cobalt-precorrin-5B (C(1))-methyltransferase CbiD: MRRTLRSGFTTGACAAAAAKGAALMLREQRRRDQAELTLPTGCKATFVLNGQHFDDERAACFVIKDAGDDPDVTHGVAIHAQVSLVQSEGDILIDGGTGIGRVTKPGLAVPVGEWAINPVPRRMIREAVLEVFPSLPARLIPRVTLSIPDGEQRAAKTLNARLGILGGLSILGTTGVVRPISHQAWTDTLEVALDVARAADCARVVLSTGRTSEQAAQAALNGREEAYIMMGDFTAYTLDACHRKGFAGVILSAQFAKLVKIACGEDHTHVRNARLDLAQLADWARTLGLDGTLIKKIEFANTAREVFVELGANHPLVDAVARRALSWISRRIPGADPGLLLVGYDGREARRFGSTWLFAEGTVP; this comes from the coding sequence ATGAGACGCACTCTGCGCAGCGGTTTCACCACCGGCGCCTGCGCGGCCGCCGCCGCCAAAGGCGCGGCGTTGATGCTGCGTGAGCAACGCCGCCGCGACCAGGCGGAACTGACTCTGCCGACGGGTTGCAAGGCGACCTTCGTTCTCAACGGCCAGCATTTCGACGACGAGCGAGCCGCCTGTTTTGTCATCAAAGATGCCGGCGATGATCCGGACGTCACCCATGGCGTTGCAATCCATGCTCAGGTCTCTCTGGTGCAGAGTGAAGGGGATATTCTCATCGACGGCGGCACGGGCATCGGTCGCGTCACCAAACCGGGGCTGGCGGTTCCGGTCGGCGAGTGGGCCATCAACCCGGTGCCGCGGCGCATGATCAGAGAGGCTGTACTGGAAGTTTTCCCCTCTCTCCCCGCCCGGCTCATCCCGCGCGTAACCCTCAGCATTCCCGACGGGGAACAGCGCGCGGCAAAAACTCTCAATGCCCGCCTCGGCATCCTCGGGGGGCTCTCCATCCTCGGCACCACCGGGGTGGTCAGGCCCATATCGCATCAGGCCTGGACCGACACTCTGGAAGTGGCCCTCGACGTGGCCCGCGCCGCCGACTGCGCGCGGGTCGTTCTGAGTACCGGCCGCACCAGTGAGCAGGCGGCCCAGGCAGCATTGAACGGGAGGGAAGAAGCTTACATCATGATGGGCGATTTCACCGCCTATACCCTTGATGCCTGCCACCGCAAGGGCTTCGCGGGCGTCATCCTTTCCGCGCAGTTCGCCAAACTGGTCAAGATCGCCTGCGGCGAGGATCACACCCATGTGCGCAACGCGCGCCTGGACCTGGCGCAATTGGCGGACTGGGCGCGCACCCTCGGCCTTGACGGAACCCTGATTAAAAAGATAGAGTTTGCCAACACCGCACGGGAGGTTTTCGTCGAATTGGGCGCGAACCACCCCCTGGTCGACGCAGTCGCGCGCCGCGCCCTGAGCTGGATCAGTCGGCGTATCCCCGGTGCGGATCCCGGCCTCCTGCTGGTCGGCTATGACGGCCGGGAGGCGCGCCGTTTTGGCTCCACATGGCTTTTTGCAGAAGGGACAGTTCCATGA